A window of the Gordonia humi genome harbors these coding sequences:
- a CDS encoding MBL fold metallo-hydrolase: MTQQITVSDEYTGNVSPDGDDQQNKAQRRDLDNATVVKLSVGPMDNNVYVVTDKATGDALLIDAANDAGVLLDLAEQIPGTVKQIVTTHGHFDHWQALDEVSTGLAVPHAVGTADAGDLPVTADRLLSDGDTVVVGELTLDVIGIVGHTLGSVALALTEQSGRVHLFTGDTLFPGGVGKTWQPGDFEILLGDVETKFFGRYGDDTVVYPGHGKDTTLGAERPGLPEWRARGW; the protein is encoded by the coding sequence ATGACGCAGCAGATCACAGTCTCCGACGAGTACACCGGCAACGTCTCCCCCGACGGCGACGACCAGCAGAACAAGGCGCAGCGCCGCGATCTCGACAACGCCACGGTCGTGAAGCTGTCCGTCGGTCCGATGGACAACAACGTCTACGTCGTCACCGACAAGGCCACTGGCGACGCGCTGCTGATCGACGCCGCGAACGATGCGGGGGTGCTGCTGGACCTCGCCGAACAGATCCCCGGCACCGTCAAACAGATCGTCACGACCCACGGCCACTTCGACCACTGGCAGGCGCTCGACGAGGTGAGCACCGGACTCGCCGTCCCCCACGCCGTGGGGACCGCCGATGCGGGCGACCTCCCGGTGACCGCCGACCGGCTCCTGTCCGACGGCGACACCGTGGTCGTCGGCGAGCTGACGCTCGACGTGATCGGCATCGTCGGCCACACGCTCGGCTCCGTGGCCCTGGCCCTCACCGAGCAGTCCGGTCGCGTCCACCTCTTCACCGGCGACACCCTTTTTCCCGGCGGTGTCGGAAAGACCTGGCAGCCGGGCGACTTCGAAATCCTCCTCGGCGACGTCGAGACCAAGTTCTTCGGCCGCTACGGCGACGACACCGTGGTCTACCCGGGCCACGGCAAGGACACGACGCTGGGCGCCGAGCGCCCCGGTCTGCCGGAGTGGCGCGCCCGCGGCTGGTGA
- a CDS encoding DUF402 domain-containing protein, whose amino-acid sequence MTAPGNAAAHVHPPKTEVFDVPAMTNTDNKGFVRPVDDYRETAYGLYMSRTADHPRFSHLEVWLLPALGLRANVFHFTGGYRPNQCLYLDVGRFHGPDEHGRWHSVDWYLDLVDEADRPLQLIDVDEIFAAHAVGLLTTAECEEAVSISARALTGATAAGDVSAWLDAQVGEHLTWLDRR is encoded by the coding sequence ATGACTGCTCCCGGCAACGCCGCGGCCCATGTCCACCCGCCGAAGACGGAGGTCTTCGACGTCCCGGCGATGACGAACACCGACAACAAGGGATTCGTGCGCCCGGTCGACGACTACCGGGAGACCGCGTACGGACTCTACATGTCGCGCACAGCCGACCATCCGCGCTTCTCCCACCTCGAAGTATGGTTGCTTCCCGCCCTCGGCCTGCGCGCCAACGTCTTTCACTTCACCGGTGGCTACCGGCCGAACCAGTGCCTCTACCTCGACGTCGGCCGCTTCCACGGCCCCGACGAGCACGGACGGTGGCATTCGGTCGACTGGTACCTGGACCTGGTCGACGAGGCCGATCGGCCGCTGCAGTTGATCGACGTCGACGAGATCTTCGCCGCCCACGCCGTCGGCCTGCTGACCACCGCCGAATGCGAAGAGGCGGTGTCGATCTCGGCACGCGCCCTCACCGGCGCGACGGCCGCGGGCGACGTGTCGGCATGGCTCGACGCACAGGTCGGCGAGCACCTCACCTGGCTCGATCGGCGCTGA
- the uvrB gene encoding excinuclease ABC subunit UvrB: MAFPAEKPVIAHSEFRPVGDIERTDGTFEVVSEYEPAGDQPTAIADLEQRLTAGEKDIVLLGATGTGKSATTAWLIERVQRPTLVMAPNKTLAAQLANELREMLPNNAVEYFVSYYDYYQPEAYIAQTDTYIEKDSSINDDVERLRHSATSNLLSRRDVVVVASVSCIYGLGTPQSYLDRSIEMSVGETIDRDALLRLLVDVQYTRNDMSFTRGGFRVRGDTVEIIPSYEELAVRIEFFGDEVEALYYLHPLTGDVVRQVDNLRIFPATHYVAGPERMEKAMASIEKELEERLADLEAKGKLLEAQRLRMRTTYDLEMMRQVGFCSGIENYSRHIDGRGPGSAPATLIDYFPDDFLLVIDESHVTVPQIGAMYEGDMSRKRNLVEFGFRLPSAVDNRPLTWDEFADRIGQTVYLSATPGAYELGQSGGEFVEQVIRPTGLLDPEIVVKPTKGQIDDLVHEIRERTDRDERVLVTTLTKKMSEDLTDYLLELGIRVRYLHSEVDTLRRVELLRQLRSGEYDVLVGINLLREGLDLPEVSLVAILDADKEGFLRSTTSLIQTIGRAARNVSGQVHMYADKITDSMQNAIDETERRRAKQIAYNKEAGVDPQPLRKRIADILDQVYAEADDSVEVGGSGRNASRGRRAQGEVSKSVSSGVYEKRDTSAMPRAELAELVQSLTDQMMNAARDLQFELAGRLRDEIADLKKELRGMDAAGIK, encoded by the coding sequence ATGGCATTTCCCGCGGAGAAACCCGTCATCGCGCATTCGGAGTTCCGTCCGGTCGGCGACATCGAGCGGACCGACGGCACCTTCGAGGTCGTCAGCGAGTACGAACCGGCGGGCGATCAGCCGACGGCGATCGCCGATCTCGAACAGCGACTCACGGCGGGGGAGAAGGATATCGTCCTGCTCGGCGCGACCGGCACGGGCAAGTCGGCGACCACCGCGTGGCTCATCGAGCGAGTGCAGCGACCGACGCTCGTGATGGCGCCGAACAAGACGCTCGCCGCGCAGTTGGCGAACGAACTGCGGGAGATGCTGCCCAACAACGCGGTCGAGTACTTCGTCTCGTACTACGACTACTACCAACCTGAGGCGTATATCGCCCAGACCGACACGTATATCGAGAAGGACAGCTCGATCAACGACGACGTCGAGCGGCTCCGACATTCGGCGACGTCGAATCTGCTGTCGCGTCGAGACGTGGTCGTGGTCGCGTCCGTCTCGTGCATCTACGGTCTGGGTACGCCCCAGTCGTATCTGGACCGGTCGATCGAGATGAGCGTCGGGGAGACCATCGATCGCGATGCGCTGCTCCGACTCCTCGTCGACGTGCAGTACACCCGCAACGACATGTCGTTCACCCGCGGCGGATTCCGGGTGCGCGGAGACACCGTCGAGATAATCCCGTCGTACGAGGAGCTGGCGGTGCGGATCGAGTTCTTCGGCGACGAGGTCGAAGCGCTCTATTATCTGCACCCGCTGACCGGCGACGTCGTTCGCCAGGTCGACAATCTGCGCATCTTCCCGGCCACCCACTACGTCGCGGGCCCCGAGCGCATGGAGAAGGCCATGGCGAGCATCGAGAAGGAACTCGAGGAACGCCTCGCCGACCTGGAGGCGAAGGGTAAGCTGCTCGAGGCGCAGCGGCTTCGGATGCGCACCACGTACGACTTGGAGATGATGCGCCAGGTCGGCTTCTGCTCGGGTATCGAGAACTACTCGCGGCACATCGACGGGCGCGGCCCCGGGTCGGCGCCCGCGACGCTGATCGACTACTTCCCCGACGACTTCCTTCTTGTGATCGACGAGTCGCATGTGACGGTGCCGCAGATCGGCGCCATGTACGAGGGCGACATGTCGCGTAAGCGCAACCTCGTCGAATTCGGCTTCCGGCTGCCGTCGGCCGTCGACAACCGACCACTCACCTGGGACGAGTTCGCCGACCGCATCGGACAGACCGTCTATCTGTCGGCGACACCGGGCGCCTACGAGCTCGGGCAGTCGGGCGGCGAGTTCGTCGAACAGGTGATCCGACCGACCGGTCTGCTCGACCCAGAGATCGTCGTCAAACCGACGAAGGGGCAGATCGACGACCTCGTCCACGAGATCCGGGAACGCACCGACCGCGACGAGCGCGTTCTGGTCACCACACTCACCAAGAAGATGTCCGAGGACCTCACCGACTACCTCCTCGAACTCGGGATCCGCGTCCGGTACCTGCATTCGGAGGTCGATACCCTCCGTCGTGTCGAACTCCTCCGGCAGCTCAGGTCGGGGGAGTACGACGTACTCGTCGGCATCAACCTCCTGCGCGAGGGACTCGACCTGCCCGAGGTGTCGCTGGTCGCGATCCTCGACGCCGACAAGGAGGGCTTCCTGCGCTCCACCACATCGCTGATCCAGACGATCGGTCGCGCGGCGCGCAACGTGTCCGGTCAAGTCCACATGTACGCCGACAAGATCACCGACTCGATGCAGAACGCGATCGACGAGACCGAGCGTCGGCGCGCGAAGCAGATCGCCTACAACAAGGAGGCGGGCGTCGACCCGCAGCCGCTGCGGAAGAGGATCGCCGACATCCTCGACCAGGTGTACGCCGAGGCGGACGACTCGGTGGAAGTCGGCGGCTCCGGCCGCAACGCCAGCCGTGGACGCCGCGCCCAGGGCGAGGTGTCGAAGTCGGTGAGCTCCGGCGTCTACGAGAAGCGCGACACATCGGCGATGCCGCGCGCGGAGCTCGCCGAACTGGTGCAGTCGCTCACCGATCAGATGATGAACGCGGCGCGCGATCTGCAGTTCGAGCTCGCCGGTCGTCTTCGCGACGAGATCGCCGATCTGAAGAAGGAACTGCGAGGAATGGACGCGGCTGGCATCAAGTGA
- a CDS encoding ATP-binding domain-containing protein yields the protein MSAPHPHSTEDAAPDPRLSEEQVHLDAVYSRLDRMRTTTRRRLNETLRESAGTPQALSERESYERMYSDELTKIDAAEHNLYFGRLDMTDAADDDEIRRIGRIGILDDDDRDTTLLLDWRAPLARPFYLATPAAPEDVERRRHIRTRSRAVRSVSDEYLLSGKIDDDATGANVVNESALVDALNAARTGEMTDIVETIQREQDEIIRSVHRGVLVVQGGPGTGKTAVALHRAAYLLYTHRDLLSRSGVLILGPNEDFLSYIGQVLPSLGETGVLLSTVADLFPDVTARGHDSREATAIKGDQRMLNVLRAAVRGRQSLPGKGLVTHFDGYELPIDAETIKVARAHARSTRRAHNLAQRAFLRAALDELAAVHSRRIGSSELDGSQLLTAADLEDIRAELEADPHVVEALTEFWPTLTPQGVLRDLYDDPTFLRKSTRGWTDADRAALYRPARPLRGDADLAPGDVPLLDELAELIGYRTDEADRINQARWRQQLTEAQDALDILTGSAPQDLEDELDPEILMAYDLIDAEQLAERQVHTERRTTAERAYEDRTWTFGHVIVDEAQELSSMAWRMVMRRIPNRWMTVIGDTAQTGDAAGSTSWREVFEPYVAHRWRLHELTVNYRTPAEITHYANRVLAWIDPDQEPPTSLRSNGIEPYAVSAGDPAEAVAALVAGHDWHGLTTVIASDETADGLRERLVGLGCDVSVHAITAAKGLEFDSVVLVEPADLVAESPRGYNDLYVALTRATQRLVVIHAKALPPDLADMPHPV from the coding sequence GTGAGCGCGCCACACCCCCATTCCACTGAAGATGCTGCTCCGGACCCTCGTCTGTCCGAAGAGCAGGTGCACCTCGATGCCGTCTATTCCCGCCTCGACCGGATGCGCACGACGACGCGTCGTCGCCTGAACGAGACGCTCCGAGAGTCCGCGGGAACCCCGCAGGCGCTGTCCGAACGCGAATCGTACGAGCGGATGTACAGCGACGAGCTGACCAAGATCGACGCGGCCGAGCACAACCTGTACTTCGGTCGACTCGACATGACCGACGCCGCCGACGACGACGAGATCCGACGCATCGGCCGGATCGGCATCCTCGACGACGACGACCGCGACACCACTCTGCTCCTGGACTGGCGCGCACCGCTGGCGCGGCCGTTCTACCTCGCCACGCCCGCCGCACCCGAAGACGTCGAGCGTCGCCGTCACATCCGCACCCGCTCACGAGCGGTGCGCAGCGTGTCGGACGAGTACCTGCTGTCCGGGAAGATCGACGACGACGCCACCGGAGCGAATGTGGTCAACGAGTCGGCGTTGGTGGATGCGCTGAACGCGGCGCGCACCGGCGAGATGACCGACATCGTCGAGACCATTCAACGCGAGCAGGACGAGATCATCCGGTCCGTCCACCGCGGCGTCCTGGTGGTCCAGGGCGGACCCGGCACCGGCAAGACCGCCGTCGCCCTGCATCGCGCGGCATATCTGCTGTACACGCACCGCGATCTGCTCTCGCGCAGCGGTGTGCTGATCCTGGGCCCCAACGAAGACTTCCTCTCCTACATCGGGCAGGTTCTGCCGTCCCTCGGCGAGACCGGCGTCCTGCTCTCCACCGTCGCCGATCTATTCCCCGACGTCACCGCACGCGGTCACGACTCCCGCGAGGCGACCGCCATCAAGGGCGACCAGCGCATGCTGAACGTGCTGCGCGCCGCCGTACGCGGCCGACAGTCGTTGCCGGGCAAGGGATTGGTCACACACTTCGACGGCTATGAGCTCCCCATCGACGCCGAGACCATCAAGGTCGCGCGAGCGCACGCACGATCGACCCGCCGCGCACACAATCTGGCGCAGCGCGCATTCCTACGCGCCGCACTCGACGAGTTGGCCGCCGTTCACTCCCGACGTATCGGGTCCAGCGAACTCGACGGCTCCCAGCTGCTCACGGCGGCCGATCTGGAGGACATTCGCGCCGAACTCGAAGCCGATCCGCACGTCGTCGAGGCGCTGACCGAGTTCTGGCCCACGCTGACTCCCCAGGGCGTGCTCCGCGACCTGTACGACGACCCGACATTCCTGCGGAAGTCGACGCGCGGGTGGACCGACGCCGACCGCGCGGCGTTGTACCGACCGGCGCGTCCCCTTCGCGGCGACGCGGATCTCGCCCCGGGCGACGTTCCCCTCCTCGACGAACTCGCCGAGCTCATCGGCTATCGCACGGACGAGGCCGACCGAATCAATCAGGCGCGCTGGCGCCAGCAGCTCACCGAGGCGCAGGACGCCCTCGACATCCTGACCGGATCGGCGCCACAGGACCTCGAGGACGAACTCGATCCCGAGATCCTGATGGCCTACGACCTGATCGACGCCGAGCAACTCGCCGAACGACAGGTCCACACCGAACGTCGGACCACTGCGGAGCGCGCCTACGAGGACCGCACCTGGACGTTCGGGCACGTGATCGTCGACGAGGCGCAGGAGCTGTCGTCCATGGCGTGGCGCATGGTGATGCGTCGTATCCCGAACCGCTGGATGACTGTCATCGGCGACACCGCTCAGACCGGCGACGCGGCGGGCAGCACGTCCTGGCGCGAGGTGTTCGAGCCGTACGTCGCACACCGGTGGCGCCTGCACGAGCTGACCGTCAACTACCGCACGCCCGCGGAGATCACTCACTACGCCAACCGCGTGCTCGCCTGGATCGACCCCGATCAGGAGCCGCCGACGTCGTTGCGGTCCAACGGGATCGAGCCGTACGCGGTGTCCGCCGGCGATCCCGCCGAAGCCGTGGCCGCGCTGGTGGCCGGTCACGACTGGCATGGACTGACCACCGTCATCGCCTCGGACGAGACCGCCGACGGCCTCCGCGAACGCCTCGTCGGGCTCGGCTGCGACGTGTCCGTCCACGCGATCACCGCGGCCAAAGGGCTCGAGTTCGACTCGGTGGTCCTCGTCGAACCCGCCGACCTCGTCGCCGAGTCGCCACGCGGCTACAACGACCTCTACGTCGCATTGACGCGTGCGACGCAACGGCTCGTCGTGATCCATGCGAAGGCGCTGCCGCCGGACCTGGCGGACATGCCCCACCCCGTCTGA
- a CDS encoding DoxX family protein, protein MILRRIARPLLGVAFITSGVEAVRSPSGPARTAEPLLDSVPANTETVIRAAGVVQVGAGVALAVGKAPRLASTVLAGTLVPTTVFASDFWNESDPARKSAKQTEFVKNIGLLGGALLASADTEGRPSLGWRGRRGLVRTRDAVADALPSRSESSHRLNEAADRAEHWAHDVADRLPVDAVADRAAHYADAARSQAYDVASTVADRAPGVIDSVRDHAESLASEIADRAPDAATRARELAEESGKKATRRVSRLRKQLTA, encoded by the coding sequence ATGATTCTTCGACGAATCGCCCGACCGCTTCTCGGCGTTGCGTTCATCACCTCCGGCGTCGAGGCCGTCCGGTCCCCGTCCGGCCCCGCACGCACCGCGGAGCCGTTGCTCGACTCCGTGCCCGCGAACACCGAGACGGTCATCAGGGCCGCCGGTGTCGTACAGGTCGGTGCGGGCGTCGCGCTCGCCGTGGGAAAGGCTCCTCGTCTCGCGTCGACGGTGCTCGCCGGAACCCTGGTCCCGACCACCGTGTTCGCCAGCGACTTCTGGAACGAGTCCGATCCGGCGCGTAAGAGCGCCAAGCAGACCGAGTTCGTCAAGAACATCGGACTGTTGGGCGGAGCGCTCCTGGCGTCCGCGGACACCGAGGGCCGACCCTCGCTCGGCTGGCGTGGCCGCCGTGGCCTCGTCCGGACACGAGACGCTGTGGCCGACGCGCTGCCCAGCCGCTCCGAGTCGTCGCACCGTTTGAACGAGGCCGCCGACCGCGCCGAGCACTGGGCGCACGACGTCGCCGATCGTCTACCGGTCGACGCCGTCGCCGATCGTGCGGCACACTACGCCGACGCCGCGCGGTCGCAGGCCTACGACGTGGCCTCCACCGTGGCCGACCGCGCTCCGGGCGTCATCGACTCGGTGCGGGACCACGCGGAGTCTCTGGCATCGGAGATCGCCGACCGGGCACCTGACGCCGCGACGCGGGCGCGTGAGCTCGCCGAGGAGTCGGGGAAGAAGGCCACCCGACGAGTCTCTCGACTGCGTAAGCAGCTCACCGCCTGA
- the uvrA gene encoding excinuclease ABC subunit UvrA — MVDRLIVRGAREHNLRGVDVDLPRDSLIVFTGLSGSGKSSLAFDTIFAEGQRRYVESLSAYARQFLGQMDKPDVDFIEGLSPAVSIDQKSTNRNPRSTVGTITEVYDYLRLLYARAGTAHCPVCGERIERQTPQQIVDQILAMDEGTRFQVLAPVVRTRKGEFVDLFAELQVQGFARARIDGVVHQLSDPPKLKKQEKHDIDVVVDRLVVKPSAKQRLTDSIETALRLADGIVVLDFVDLDEDDAERERRFSEKMACPNAHPIAIDDLEPRAFSFNSPYGACPSCDGLGVQKEVDESLVVPDSDSTLRDGAIAPWSSGHNAAYFLRLMEGLGDQMGFDVDTPWNELPRKARNALLNGSDHQVHVRFKNRYGRVRSYYTEFEGVMAFLSRRADATESEQMKDRYEGYMRDVPCPACSGTRLRPEILAVTLDNPTHGTKSIADVTSLSVAECAEYLDGLALGEREAAIAGRVLKEVQARIRFLLDVGLEYLSLSRAAGSLSGGEAQRIRLATQIGAGLAGVLYVLDEPSIGLHQRDNRRLIDTLVRLRDLGNTLIVVEHDEDTIRAADWIVDIGPRAGEHGGRVVHSGDYAGLLASETSLTGAYLSGRESLEVPAIRRPVDKKRQVTVVGARENNLRGIDVSFPLGVLTAVTGVSGSGKSTLVNDILATVLANKLNGARQVPGHHTRIKGLEHLDKLVQVDQSPIGRTPRSNPATYTGVFDKIRTLFAATTEAKVRGYQPGRFSFNVKGGRCEACMGEGTIKIEMNFLPDVYVPCEVCHGARYNRETLEVHYKGKTIAEVLDMPIEEAAEFFEPVTSIHRYLKTLVDVGLGYVRLGQPAPTLSGGEAQRVKLAAELQKRSTGRTVYILDEPTTGLHFEDIRKLLLVINGLVDKGNTVIVIEHNLDVIKTADWIIDMGPEGGSGGGTVVAQGTPEAVAAVPDSHTGGFIAELLPAVEEAG; from the coding sequence GTGGTTGATCGGCTCATCGTCCGTGGCGCGCGCGAGCACAATCTGCGTGGTGTCGACGTCGACCTGCCTCGAGACTCGCTGATCGTGTTCACCGGCCTGTCGGGGTCGGGCAAGTCGTCGTTGGCCTTCGACACGATCTTCGCCGAGGGCCAACGGCGGTATGTGGAATCGCTGTCGGCGTACGCGCGGCAGTTCCTCGGTCAGATGGACAAACCGGATGTCGACTTCATCGAGGGCCTGTCGCCCGCGGTGTCGATCGACCAGAAGTCGACCAACCGCAATCCGCGGTCGACGGTCGGCACGATCACCGAGGTCTACGATTACCTGCGCCTGCTCTACGCACGCGCGGGCACGGCGCACTGTCCGGTGTGCGGGGAGCGGATCGAACGGCAGACACCGCAGCAGATCGTCGACCAGATCCTCGCGATGGACGAGGGCACGCGATTCCAGGTTCTCGCGCCCGTCGTGCGCACACGAAAAGGCGAGTTCGTCGACCTGTTCGCCGAACTCCAGGTGCAGGGCTTCGCCCGCGCGCGCATCGACGGCGTCGTCCACCAGCTGTCCGATCCGCCGAAGCTCAAGAAGCAGGAGAAGCACGACATCGACGTCGTGGTCGACCGCCTCGTCGTGAAGCCGTCGGCCAAGCAGCGACTCACCGACTCGATCGAGACCGCGCTGCGGCTGGCCGACGGGATCGTGGTCCTCGACTTCGTCGACCTCGACGAGGACGACGCGGAGCGCGAACGACGCTTCTCCGAGAAGATGGCCTGCCCGAACGCGCATCCGATCGCGATCGACGATCTCGAGCCGCGCGCGTTCTCGTTCAACTCGCCGTACGGCGCCTGCCCGTCATGCGACGGTCTCGGTGTCCAGAAGGAGGTCGACGAATCGCTCGTCGTCCCCGACTCGGACAGCACACTGCGTGACGGCGCCATCGCACCGTGGTCGAGCGGGCACAACGCCGCGTACTTCCTCCGTCTGATGGAGGGACTCGGCGACCAGATGGGCTTCGACGTCGACACTCCCTGGAACGAGTTGCCGCGCAAGGCACGTAACGCGTTGCTCAACGGCTCGGACCACCAGGTCCACGTCCGCTTCAAGAATCGGTACGGACGCGTCCGCTCGTACTACACCGAGTTCGAAGGCGTCATGGCGTTCCTGTCGCGTCGCGCCGACGCCACCGAGTCCGAACAGATGAAGGACCGCTACGAGGGGTACATGCGCGATGTGCCGTGCCCGGCGTGCAGCGGCACCAGACTGCGTCCGGAGATCCTCGCGGTGACGCTCGACAATCCGACCCACGGAACCAAGTCGATCGCCGATGTCACGTCGTTGTCGGTGGCCGAGTGCGCCGAATACCTCGACGGCCTCGCCCTCGGCGAGCGTGAGGCGGCGATCGCCGGTCGGGTCCTCAAAGAGGTCCAGGCGCGCATCCGATTCCTGCTCGACGTCGGACTCGAGTACCTGTCGCTCTCGCGCGCCGCGGGCTCGCTGTCGGGCGGCGAGGCGCAGCGCATCCGGCTGGCGACCCAGATCGGCGCGGGTCTGGCCGGCGTCCTGTACGTGCTCGACGAGCCGTCGATCGGTCTGCACCAGCGAGACAACCGCCGACTCATCGACACGCTCGTGCGCCTGCGGGACCTGGGCAACACGCTGATCGTCGTCGAACACGACGAGGACACCATCCGGGCCGCCGACTGGATCGTCGACATCGGACCGCGTGCCGGCGAGCACGGCGGCCGGGTGGTGCACAGCGGCGACTACGCCGGGCTGCTCGCCAGCGAGACCTCGTTGACAGGCGCCTACCTGTCCGGGCGCGAGAGCCTCGAGGTGCCTGCGATCCGCCGTCCCGTCGACAAGAAACGGCAGGTCACGGTCGTCGGAGCGCGGGAGAACAATCTGCGCGGCATCGACGTCTCGTTTCCCCTCGGTGTGCTCACCGCGGTGACCGGCGTCTCCGGGTCGGGTAAGTCGACGCTGGTCAACGACATCCTGGCGACAGTTCTGGCGAACAAGCTCAACGGCGCCCGCCAGGTGCCCGGTCACCACACGCGGATCAAGGGCCTCGAACACCTCGACAAACTGGTGCAGGTGGACCAGTCGCCGATCGGCCGCACGCCGCGATCGAACCCAGCCACGTACACGGGCGTGTTCGACAAGATCCGCACCCTGTTCGCCGCCACCACGGAGGCCAAGGTGCGCGGCTATCAGCCGGGACGCTTCTCGTTCAACGTCAAGGGCGGACGCTGCGAGGCGTGCATGGGCGAGGGCACCATCAAGATCGAGATGAACTTCCTGCCCGACGTGTACGTCCCGTGCGAGGTGTGTCATGGCGCCCGCTACAACCGCGAGACGCTCGAAGTGCACTACAAGGGCAAGACCATCGCCGAGGTGCTCGACATGCCGATCGAGGAGGCCGCCGAGTTCTTCGAGCCGGTCACCTCCATCCACCGGTACCTCAAGACCCTGGTCGACGTCGGGCTCGGCTACGTCCGGCTCGGACAGCCGGCCCCGACCCTGTCCGGCGGTGAGGCGCAGCGAGTCAAGTTGGCCGCCGAACTGCAGAAGCGATCGACCGGGCGCACCGTCTACATCCTCGACGAGCCGACCACAGGTCTTCACTTCGAGGACATCCGCAAGCTGCTGCTGGTGATCAACGGGCTCGTCGACAAGGGCAACACCGTGATCGTCATCGAGCACAACCTCGACGTCATCAAAACGGCCGACTGGATCATCGACATGGGACCCGAGGGCGGCAGTGGCGGTGGCACCGTCGTCGCACAGGGCACACCGGAAGCGGTTGCGGCCGTTCCTGATTCGCACACCGGTGGATTCATCGCCGAACTCCTGCCCGCCGTGGAGGAGGCCGGCTGA
- a CDS encoding Rieske (2Fe-2S) protein, giving the protein MPDLAPAPASPSLARRTVLVAAPITAVALGAAACGGNDSNAPASDAPAADTSSGTALTPTAKVPVGGGVVVGDVVVTQPVAGTFEAFSTTCPHMGCAVAPKDGDLVCPCHGSEFGLDGSLVQGPATTGLTPVRVQVRDADVVRA; this is encoded by the coding sequence ATGCCCGACCTCGCGCCCGCACCCGCGTCACCGAGCCTCGCCCGCCGCACCGTCCTCGTCGCAGCGCCGATCACAGCCGTCGCGCTCGGCGCTGCGGCCTGCGGCGGCAACGATTCGAACGCCCCGGCATCGGACGCCCCGGCCGCGGACACCTCGTCCGGTACGGCGCTCACACCGACGGCGAAGGTCCCGGTCGGCGGCGGTGTGGTCGTCGGCGACGTGGTCGTGACGCAGCCTGTCGCCGGAACGTTCGAGGCGTTCTCGACGACGTGCCCGCACATGGGGTGCGCGGTGGCTCCGAAGGACGGCGACCTCGTCTGTCCGTGTCACGGCAGCGAGTTCGGACTCGACGGCTCGCTCGTCCAGGGCCCGGCGACCACGGGTCTGACGCCGGTGCGGGTACAGGTGCGGGACGCCGACGTCGTACGGGCCTAG
- a CDS encoding universal stress protein, with amino-acid sequence MSGYSTIVVGTDGSESSLKAVERAGAIAGDATVVIACAYFPNDGKAAAGASDTLRDEAYQVMGSSPTEEILRTAKEHALGAGATTVVQRAVQGAPVDALLQLVVDVQSDLLVVGNRGLNSIAGRLLGSVPADVARKAACDVLIVHTT; translated from the coding sequence ATGAGCGGATACTCGACCATCGTGGTCGGCACCGATGGGTCGGAATCGTCGCTGAAGGCAGTCGAGCGGGCCGGCGCGATCGCCGGTGACGCGACCGTCGTCATCGCGTGCGCCTACTTCCCGAACGACGGCAAGGCGGCCGCCGGGGCCTCCGACACCTTGCGCGACGAGGCCTACCAGGTGATGGGATCCTCGCCCACCGAAGAGATTCTGCGTACCGCGAAGGAGCATGCCCTCGGCGCGGGCGCCACCACCGTCGTTCAGCGGGCGGTGCAGGGCGCGCCGGTCGACGCGCTTCTGCAACTCGTCGTCGACGTCCAGTCGGACCTGCTCGTCGTGGGCAACCGCGGTCTCAACTCGATCGCGGGCCGGCTGCTCGGTTCGGTGCCCGCGGACGTCGCCCGCAAGGCCGCCTGCGACGTTCTGATCGTTCACACCACCTAA